GCGGGCGCCGGTGGACCGTGCCGGTGAGGAGCGCGGCGACGTGCGTGCGCTCGGTGGGCAGCACCCGGTCGGGCCGCGGCGCGAAGAACGCCGTGCCGAGCTCGAAGAGGGCCAGGTCGGGGCGGCCGCGGGCGGCGTTGGCGGCGGCGACGGCGAGGAGGCCAGGGAGCAGCGAGGCGCGCAGCACCGACTCGTCCGCGCGCAGCGGGTTGGCGAGCGGGACCGGGTCGGTGACGCCGAAGTCGGCGAGCGCGGCCGGGGCCACGAGCGGCATCGTGACCGCCTCGGTGCAGCCGGCGCCGACGAGGGCGTCGGCGACGGCGCGGCGCTCGCGCTGGCTGCGGCTCAGGCCCCCGATCTGGTCGCGGGGACGGGCGGTGCCGCGGCCGATGGCGTCGAACCCGACCGTGCGGGCGACCTCCTCGATGAGGTCGATCTCGCGCTCGAGGTCGGGGCGGAACGTCGGGGTCGTGGCGACGATCTCGTCGCCGCGGCCGCTCACGTCGATGCCGAGAGGCCGGAGCGCGCCGAGCACCTCGGTGTCGGTGAGGGCGGTGCCGAGGATGCGGTTGACGCGGCTGGTGCGGAGGGCGATGCGGGGCCGCGTGACCGGGCGCGGGTACTGGTCGACGGCGGTCGGCGCGACGTTGGCCTGCCCGACCGCGGCGAGCAGCTCCATGGCCCGCTCGGCGGCGGTGGCGACCCCCTCGGGGTCGGTCCCCCGCTCGAAGCGCGCGCTCGACTCGGACCGCAGCTTCAGCCGCTTCGAGCTCCGCGCGATGCCCATGGGCTCGAAGTAGGCGGACTCGAGGAGGATGGCGCCGGTCTGGTCCGAGACCTCGGAGTCGCCGCCGCCCATGATCCCCGCGATGGCCTGCGGCGTCCGCTCGGCGTCGCAGATGAGCAGGTCCTCGGGCTCGAGGGCCCGCGTCACCCCGTCGAGCGTCGTCAGCCGCTCCCCCGCCGCCGCCAGGCGCACGACGACGCCGGGACCGGCCAGCCGGTCGAGGTCGAAGGCGTGGAGGGGCTGGTTGCGCTCGAGGAGCACGTAGTTCGTCACGTCGACGACGTTGCTGATCGGGCGCATCCCCGCCTTCACGAGCCGCTGGGCCAGCCACGCCGGCGACGGGCCGACCGTCACCGCGGCCACCCGGCCCAGGTAGCGCGGGCAGCGGTCGGGGGCCTCGATGACCACGCCGATGGGACGGTCGAAGTCGCCGGTCGGCGCGGCCGGGGTCGGGACCGTGAGGGGCAGGCCGAAGTGCGCCGCGAGCTCGCGGGCGACGCCGATGACGGACATGGCGTCGGGGCGGTTCGGGGTGATCGACAGGTCGAAGATGACGTCGTCGAGGCCGAGCACGTCGCGCACGTCCGTGCCCGGCGCGACGGTGGCGTCGAGGTCCATGATGCCCTCGTGGTCGTCGCCGAGGCCGAGCTCGCGTGGCGAGAGGAGCATCCCGTCGGAGACCTGGCCCCGGATGGTGCGGCGCTCGATGACGCCACCCGGCAGCGTGGCGCCGACCGGCGCGAACGGTGCCACCATGCCGACCCGGACGTTCGGAGCCCCGCACACGACGCGCGTGGTGCCGTCGCCGTAGTCGACCTCGGCCAGCCGAACCCGGTCGGCACCCGGGTGCGCGGTCACGTCGAGGACGCGCGCGGCTCGGACGCCGACGATCTCGCGCCCAGGCTCCTCGACGCCCTCCACCTCGAGCCCGACCCGGTTCAGCGCCGCGACGATGTCGTCGACGGAAACGTCGATGGGCGTGAACTCGCGGATCCAGGACAGGGGCGCGCGCATCAGTACTGCTCGAGGAAGCGCACGTCGTTGTCGACGAAGGTGCGGATCTCGGCGACCCCGTAGCGGATCATGGCCAGCCGCTCGAGCCCGAAGCCGAAGGCGAAGCCCTGCCACTCCTCGGGGTCGATGCCGACGGCGAGGAACACGTTCGGGTCGACCATGCCGCACCCGCCGAGCTCGATCCAGCCCGTGCTCGAGCACACCCGGCAGCCCTCGCCGTGACAGAAGACGCAGCTGACCGCCAGCTCGGCCGACGGCTCGGTGTACGGGAAGTAGTCGGAGCGGAACCGCGTGCGCACGCTCTCGTCGTCGAAGAGCTGGCGGGCGAAGGTCTCGATGGTGCCGAACAGGTCGGCCATGGTGATGGCCCGGTCGACGGCGAGACCCTCGAGCTGGTGGAACACGGGCGAGTGCCGGGCGTCGAGGGTCTCGTTCCGGTAGGTGCGGCCCGGCGCCACGATGTAGATGGGCGGCGGCTGCGCCTCCATCGTGCGGATCTGCACCGGCGAGGTGTGGGTGCGGAGCACGACCTGTTCCGGCTCGCCGAGCTGCACGTAGAGCGTGTCCTGCATCGAGCGGGCCGGGTGCGCGGGCGGGATGTTCAGGGCCTCGAAGTTGTGCCAGTCGTCCTCGACCTCGGGTCCCTCGGCGACCCGGTAGCCGAGGCCGGCGAAGATGTCCTCGAGCTCGCGTCGGGTCTGGGTGACGAGGTGGAGGTGGCCGCGGGGACGGGCGTGGCCGCCGAGGGTCGGGTCGACCCGCTCCGCGCCCGGGCCGGCGGCGCCCTCCTCGGCGGCCCGCGCCGACCGCCGGGCGGCCGCCAGGGCGGCCACGGCCTCGCGGTAGGCCTGCACCGCCTGCCCCGCCGCGGGTCGGTCCGCGGGCGGGAGGGTCTTGATGGCCTCGGTGGCGGCCGCGGCCGGGGAGCGGCGACCGGTGAAGCGGCGCTCGAGCTCGTCGACGTCGGCCGCCGACGACGCGGCCGGGAACGCCCGGCGGGCCTCCTCGAGGGCGGCGTCGAGCCGGCCCTGGGTCTCGGCGAGGGTCACGCCGGCGCTCCCGGGCGGGTCGAGGCTCGGGCGGCGCGGCGGCGGTCGATCTCGAAGAGCACGACGGTGGCGGCCATGGCCACGTTCAGCGACTCGGCGGCGCCGTGCATCGGGATCGTGACCACGGCGTCGAGCCGCTCGGCGAGCGCCCCGTCGAGGCCGCGGGCCTCGTTCCCCACCACGACGGCCAGGTCGGACGTGACGTCCAGCCCGCCGACGGGCCCGCCGCCCCGGGTCGCGGTGCCGACGGCACGCCGGCCGCCCGCACGCGCCCGGTCGAGGGCGGCCCCGGGCTCGGGCACCTCGACGAGGGGGATCCCGAGCACCGCCCCCGCCGAGGCGCGCACGACCTTCGGGTTGTGCGGGTCCACCGAGGCGCCGGTCACGACGACCGCGGCCAGGCCGGCGGCCTCGGCGCTGCGGATCAGGGTGCCGAGGTTCCCGGGGTCGGCGACGTCGACGACGACGAGGAGGTCGCCGCGCCCGGGGAGGTCGGCGGGCGACGCGGTATGGATCGGCGCCACGCCGAGCAGCGGCTGCGGGGTGCGGGTGACGCCGACCTTCTCGAGGACGCCCTCGCGCAGCTCGCGCACGGGGACCCCCGCGGCCTCGAGCCGCTCGACGAGCGGCGCGAAGGCGGGCCGGGCCCGGTAGCCCAGGTAGACGGCCTCGAGGTCGACGCCGCGGTCGAGGGCGGCGGCGACGATCCGGGGCCCCTCGAGGACGAAGGCGCGCTCGGCGGCGCGGGTCTGGCGGTCGCGGTTCAGCGCCCGGAGGCGCTGGACCTGCGGGTGGCGGGCCCCCAGCTCCTTGCCCGTCAAGCGGCCTCGAGCGCCGCCCGGGCCTCGGCGACGAGCGTGCCGAACGCCGCCGAGTCGCGCACGGCCAGGTCGGCGAGGATCTTGCGGTCCACGGTGATGTCGGCGGCCTTCAGGCCGGCCACGAACCGCGAGTACGAGATGTCGTGGTCGCGGCAGGCGGCGTTGATGCGCACGATCCACAGCCGTCGAAACTGGCCCTTGCGGGCCCGCCGGTCGCGGTACGCGTACTGGCCGGAGTGCAGGAGCTGCTCGATGGCCTTCCGGCGGTGCCGGCTCCGGGACCCCGAGTACCCCTCGGCGGCCTCGAGGACCCGACGCCGCCGCTTCTTGCTGTGGACGGAACGCTTGCCCCGTGCCATGACTGCTCCCGTTGGTGATCGGTCGGCCTCCCGGCGCGCTACGCGCGCCCGAGGAGGCGCTCCACGTGCTTCTTGTCGGCCCCGGTGACCTCGGCGCCGCGCCCGAGGCGACGGGTGCGGCGGCTCGACTTCTTCTCGAGCAGGTGCGAACGGTAGGCCTTGCGCCGCCGGATCTTGCCGCGGCCGGTGATGCGGAAGCGCTTGGCCGCGCCACGGTGGGTCTTCTGCTTCGGCATCAGCGCTCCTCGGCCGTGCTGGCCTGCATCGCCGCCGCCGGCGCGGGCGCCGGCGCGGGCGCGCCCCCGCGCGCCGCGGGCCGAGGCTTGGCCGGGGCGGCCCGGCGGCTCTCCCGCTTCAGCGGGTGCAGCACCATCGTCATGTTCCGTCCGTCCTGTCGGGGCGCGGACTCGACCATCGCCAGCTCGCTGACCTCATCGGCGATGCGCTCCAGGATCCGCAGCCCGAGCTCGGGGTGGGCCATCTCCCGACCGCGGAACATGATGGTCAGCTTCACCTTGTTGCCCTCGGCGAGGAACCGCTCGACGTGGCGCATCTTCGTCGTGTAGTCGTGCACGTCGATCTTGGGTCGGAACTTCATCTCCTTGATGACGACCTGGGTCGCCTTCCGTCGGGACTCCTT
This genomic interval from Acidimicrobiia bacterium contains the following:
- the infC gene encoding translation initiation factor IF-3, yielding MRPPFFASGNQRGDHIATDETRTNDRIRAREVLLIADDGEQLGIKPLPEALAIARSRELDLVEVAPNANPPVARLMDYKRFEYEQQQRRKESRRKATQVVIKEMKFRPKIDVHDYTTKMRHVERFLAEGNKVKLTIMFRGREMAHPELGLRILERIADEVSELAMVESAPRQDGRNMTMVLHPLKRESRRAAPAKPRPAARGGAPAPAPAPAAAMQASTAEER
- the pheT gene encoding phenylalanine--tRNA ligase subunit beta, producing MRAPLSWIREFTPIDVSVDDIVAALNRVGLEVEGVEEPGREIVGVRAARVLDVTAHPGADRVRLAEVDYGDGTTRVVCGAPNVRVGMVAPFAPVGATLPGGVIERRTIRGQVSDGMLLSPRELGLGDDHEGIMDLDATVAPGTDVRDVLGLDDVIFDLSITPNRPDAMSVIGVARELAAHFGLPLTVPTPAAPTGDFDRPIGVVIEAPDRCPRYLGRVAAVTVGPSPAWLAQRLVKAGMRPISNVVDVTNYVLLERNQPLHAFDLDRLAGPGVVVRLAAAGERLTTLDGVTRALEPEDLLICDAERTPQAIAGIMGGGDSEVSDQTGAILLESAYFEPMGIARSSKRLKLRSESSARFERGTDPEGVATAAERAMELLAAVGQANVAPTAVDQYPRPVTRPRIALRTSRVNRILGTALTDTEVLGALRPLGIDVSGRGDEIVATTPTFRPDLEREIDLIEEVARTVGFDAIGRGTARPRDQIGGLSRSQRERRAVADALVGAGCTEAVTMPLVAPAALADFGVTDPVPLANPLRADESVLRASLLPGLLAVAAANAARGRPDLALFELGTAFFAPRPDRVLPTERTHVAALLTGTVHRRPLEPDRPVDVYDATDLLRAVADTLDLDDWAIEPATVPGYHPARAARLRAGGEVLGHAGELGPEPQARAGLPGPAVAIEADLEHLLTAPRRDRTFRPLSPFPPSTIDLDFVLGDDVPAAAIADTLRAAVGPTLEDVRLFDEFRSDQLGPGKRSLAFTLRLRAPDRTLTQNDVAELRQRSIDAVAHRHGATLRG
- the rpmI gene encoding 50S ribosomal protein L35, which codes for MPKQKTHRGAAKRFRITGRGKIRRRKAYRSHLLEKKSSRRTRRLGRGAEVTGADKKHVERLLGRA
- the rplT gene encoding 50S ribosomal protein L20, with translation MARGKRSVHSKKRRRRVLEAAEGYSGSRSRHRRKAIEQLLHSGQYAYRDRRARKGQFRRLWIVRINAACRDHDISYSRFVAGLKAADITVDRKILADLAVRDSAAFGTLVAEARAALEAA
- the pheS gene encoding phenylalanine--tRNA ligase subunit alpha; this translates as MTLAETQGRLDAALEEARRAFPAASSAADVDELERRFTGRRSPAAAATEAIKTLPPADRPAAGQAVQAYREAVAALAAARRSARAAEEGAAGPGAERVDPTLGGHARPRGHLHLVTQTRRELEDIFAGLGYRVAEGPEVEDDWHNFEALNIPPAHPARSMQDTLYVQLGEPEQVVLRTHTSPVQIRTMEAQPPPIYIVAPGRTYRNETLDARHSPVFHQLEGLAVDRAITMADLFGTIETFARQLFDDESVRTRFRSDYFPYTEPSAELAVSCVFCHGEGCRVCSSTGWIELGGCGMVDPNVFLAVGIDPEEWQGFAFGFGLERLAMIRYGVAEIRTFVDNDVRFLEQY
- a CDS encoding RNA methyltransferase, whose product is MTGKELGARHPQVQRLRALNRDRQTRAAERAFVLEGPRIVAAALDRGVDLEAVYLGYRARPAFAPLVERLEAAGVPVRELREGVLEKVGVTRTPQPLLGVAPIHTASPADLPGRGDLLVVVDVADPGNLGTLIRSAEAAGLAAVVVTGASVDPHNPKVVRASAGAVLGIPLVEVPEPGAALDRARAGGRRAVGTATRGGGPVGGLDVTSDLAVVVGNEARGLDGALAERLDAVVTIPMHGAAESLNVAMAATVVLFEIDRRRAARASTRPGAPA